From the Alkalibacter rhizosphaerae genome, one window contains:
- a CDS encoding AAA family ATPase, whose amino-acid sequence MIELKKSDIEILNDLLNQKTVINVIPTDITKHLPADFSIDNAILNKICSSINSGSHIMLSGSPGTGKTTLAMAIAKAATNREAIFTTATSDWTTFDTIGGYLPDINEPGKLTFEPGIIYQSISDRRWIVVDEINRAPIDKAIGPLFSVLSDNDVSLAYKNTKGERLRIVSGNEYNSDNTIYKVDYWRMITTLNEFDKMSLYEMSYAFLRRFAIIHVPVPKDYLTLINNWFTGFNTTVIETVKAIAESVMKSEIREIGPAVFKSMAIYMGNRKNIDSDDLTHLVEATELYILAQFQGADEQELQKLLNIYLGKLNSRTDLIEDLKNQFNSVSGYTMTL is encoded by the coding sequence ATGATTGAGCTAAAGAAAAGCGACATTGAAATATTGAATGATTTGCTTAATCAAAAAACAGTAATCAATGTAATTCCAACAGATATCACAAAACATTTGCCTGCAGATTTTTCTATTGACAATGCAATTTTAAACAAGATTTGTTCTTCCATAAATTCGGGTAGCCATATCATGTTAAGTGGATCACCAGGAACTGGAAAAACAACTTTAGCAATGGCGATAGCAAAGGCTGCTACAAACAGAGAAGCTATTTTTACCACTGCAACATCAGATTGGACAACATTTGATACAATAGGCGGGTATCTTCCTGATATAAATGAACCTGGCAAGTTGACTTTTGAACCCGGTATTATTTATCAGAGCATTTCAGATAGAAGATGGATTGTAGTTGATGAAATTAACCGAGCACCTATAGATAAAGCTATCGGACCATTATTTTCAGTTCTTTCAGACAATGATGTTAGTCTAGCCTACAAAAATACAAAAGGTGAAAGGCTGAGGATTGTTTCAGGAAATGAATATAATTCTGACAATACAATATATAAGGTTGATTATTGGAGAATGATAACAACTTTAAATGAGTTTGATAAAATGTCTTTATATGAAATGTCTTATGCTTTCCTAAGACGATTTGCAATAATTCATGTACCAGTACCTAAAGATTATTTAACTCTAATAAACAATTGGTTTACTGGCTTCAACACCACCGTGATAGAAACTGTGAAGGCTATTGCAGAAAGTGTTATGAAAAGCGAAATCAGAGAAATTGGACCAGCGGTATTCAAATCTATGGCAATTTATATGGGAAATAGAAAGAATATTGATTCAGATGATTTAACTCATTTGGTTGAAGCAACAGAATTGTATATATTAGCACAATTTCAAGGTGCGGATGAACAAGAGCTTCAAAAACTGCTAAATATCTATTTGGGGAAATTAAATTCGAGAACGGATCTAATTGAGGACCTAAAAAATCAATTCAATAGTGTATCAGGATACACTATGACATTGTAG